The Desulfitobacterium chlororespirans DSM 11544 genome window below encodes:
- a CDS encoding sigma-54 interaction domain-containing protein yields MKVDSELARLIIEQMDGVAITDKEGRYIYVNDKWVKRMNKQPEEVLGKYVKEIYPQTKIDLVLKTRRPIIGEIFYNNEIEKDPVGIINYLPVFKDNELFAGLIFAIFEDMKVALEFKKKVEHLSRELEYFKEELRKIRGSRYTVDNIIGNSKAVLHLKEQIYQAARSTSTVLIEGETGTGKELVAHAIHDSGQRNVYNFIKINCAAIPEDLLESEFFGYEEGAFTGAKKGGRKGKFEMAHNGSLFLDEVNQMPLVLQPKLLRVLQEKEIERIGGHGSIPVNVRVIAASNVSLERLVQEKKFRSDLFYRLNVVRISIPPLRERKEDIPLLAQELLKRLNFQLGLNVKEISSEVMELLVSYNWPGNIRELQNVLERAMNIAWGEVLEISHFSWFRDHQGGASRNLRKDVVVGESLREKKTQTEKEAVEEALKICQGNKAQAARLLNISRTSFYKKLKKYSLF; encoded by the coding sequence ATGAAGGTCGATTCTGAATTGGCACGGTTGATTATTGAGCAGATGGATGGAGTCGCTATTACAGATAAGGAAGGCAGATATATCTATGTCAATGACAAATGGGTAAAAAGAATGAATAAGCAGCCGGAAGAAGTGCTTGGAAAATATGTTAAAGAAATATATCCCCAGACCAAAATCGATCTGGTTTTAAAAACCCGCAGACCGATTATCGGGGAGATATTCTATAATAATGAAATAGAAAAAGATCCGGTAGGAATCATCAACTATTTGCCGGTCTTTAAGGATAATGAACTGTTTGCAGGATTGATATTTGCCATTTTTGAAGATATGAAAGTCGCTTTGGAATTCAAGAAAAAAGTAGAGCATTTGTCCCGGGAATTGGAATACTTTAAGGAAGAACTGCGGAAAATCCGGGGTTCCCGTTATACGGTGGACAATATTATCGGAAACAGCAAAGCCGTTTTACATTTGAAAGAGCAAATCTACCAGGCCGCCCGCTCAACATCAACAGTACTGATTGAAGGAGAGACGGGGACTGGTAAGGAGCTGGTAGCGCATGCCATTCATGATTCCGGCCAGCGCAATGTTTATAATTTTATTAAGATTAACTGTGCCGCCATTCCGGAGGACTTGCTGGAATCGGAGTTTTTCGGTTATGAAGAAGGTGCTTTCACAGGGGCTAAAAAAGGCGGGCGCAAAGGTAAATTTGAGATGGCCCATAACGGAAGCTTGTTTCTGGATGAAGTCAATCAGATGCCGTTGGTTTTACAACCGAAATTGTTGAGAGTCTTACAGGAGAAAGAAATCGAGCGTATTGGCGGTCACGGCAGTATACCTGTGAATGTAAGAGTAATTGCCGCCAGCAATGTTTCGTTGGAGAGGCTTGTTCAAGAAAAAAAGTTCCGGAGCGATTTGTTTTATCGTCTTAATGTGGTCAGGATCAGCATACCGCCGCTGCGGGAAAGGAAGGAAGATATCCCGTTGCTGGCCCAGGAATTGCTGAAACGGTTGAATTTTCAATTGGGGCTGAATGTAAAGGAAATTTCGTCTGAAGTCATGGAACTTTTAGTGAGCTACAACTGGCCCGGCAATATACGGGAATTACAGAATGTGTTGGAAAGAGCCATGAATATTGCCTGGGGAGAAGTATTGGAGATCAGCCATTTTAGCTGGTTTAGGGATCATCAAGGAGGGGCGTCGAGAAACCTGCGTAAAGATGTCGTGGTGGGGGAATCTTTGCGGGAGAAAAAAACTCAAACGGAGAAAGAAGCGGTTGAAGAAGCACTGAAGATATGCCAGGGCAACAAGGCTCAGGCGGCCCGCCTCCTGAATATTTCACGCACGAGTTTTTATAAGAAACTTAAAAAATACAGTTTGTTCTGA